Part of the Niallia alba genome is shown below.
TGGCATTATTATTAACGGAGAATTATATAAAGGAACGCTAGGTTATTCAGGTGAAATCGGTCATATGACCATACAAAAGGATGGACTAGAATGCCGCTGTGGCAATAAAGGCTGCTGGGAACTATATGCTTCTGAACAATACTTATTAACTAGAGCTACACAATTAAAGCTAGGAGATAAAAAACAAATTCATTTAAATGACTTAATTGAGCTTGCTAACCAAGGAAATAACCAAGCAATCCATTTATTCCATGAGGTGGGGGATCATTTAGGATCTGGAATTATAAATATCATTCATACATTTAATCCAGAACAAATCATCATTGGAAATCGCCTCTCCTTAGCAAAAAGATGGATAGAGCCACGTGTGAAAAAAATGATAAGTAATTATACTTTACCCTTTCATCAATCGAAGCTGACTATCCATTTCTCTGATATTGATTTTGCGTCCTCTGCCTTAGGGGCTGCAGCTTTTTCTACAGAGAATTTTTTAAGATGTATGTTGCAGCCGGATTAATTGCTGTTTAGACTATATTAATTATTAAGTCGTTTAAAACATACGTTCAACATACATTTATTTTGGCATCCAAATTCGATAATTACCGCTTAAAGCAAGTAAACTAAAAAAGTATAAGCAATTATCATAATACCGCCTTTCGCCTTTTCTAATTGGCGTATTCCAAAATAATTCAACCATTCTTTTAGCATTCGGTCCGTCGGCCGCTAAAGAAGCCATTGCATTCGTTGCAATTAATCCAATTGGATGAAGTGATTTTTCCGTAAAAGGAACTCCTTCAATCGTGTATCTCCGATAATCTTCAGGATCTTTTTCAGCAAAAAAATTCTGGATTTTATTAGCCGTTTCTCTTTCTGATTCACTTCCTCCAAACCATTCATAATCAAGACCTATATTTGCAGCAACTCGATAAGAGTCGCTATAAAAATGACCATAGCCCTTATCATTATTTGGAGTACCATCATAATAAGCATATTCGGGAGCAAGTCCTGTTTCTGAGTGACATGCTGTTTTCAAATATTCTCGGCTTGCCTCTGCTGCTTCTTTCCAAAACGCTTGGTCTTCTGGATTTGCCCAGCAAGCAAATAACTCGTAAAAATGTGGCAAATGATAAGAGGGATCTGTAAATTCACAGTTTGGAACAAATTTTATTAACTTGTTGTCCAGATTCCACATGGAGTGTCCTTTTCCCTCTTCCTCCTTATGCAAACAGGTTTGCAATAAATCTCTTGCTTGTTGACTATAGTTGAAAGGTTGTTCTCCATCTCCCCATCGATGGGCTGCAAAAAATAAGGCTAGTGCAAAAAATTCTTCACCATCTGGTGCAGGTCCATCTGACTGCTTTGAGCCATCTGGATTACAAGACCAGGCAAAGTAACCAGCATTTTCTCCAGTATTCATATACATATGTTTCTTTGTCCAATTCCATATGCGATCAAATTCCTCTTTCTTATCTAATTGGACAGCAATCATCATTCCATAGGACATACCTTCTGTTCTAACATCAAGATTCCCTGTATCTAATAAATATCCTCCATCCATAGAAGGAAAATAAATTCTCGTATCATCATCGCCATAAAAAATTTGTGCCCATGCATCCTCTATTTTTGATTGAATAGCTGTATCCGAGTATCCCATCTCTTTAAAAATATTTCGATAATTACCTGTATAAAATGCACCTTTCACCTAAACACTCCTCCTTTCTATTAAGAAGAATAAGAAGTTATAAGACTATCATCTAATCCTTCATAAGTTTGGGTTTCATATACTATTGCCCTTAATTCTATAAGTGTCACTTCATTTTTTGTTAGGGTAATAGAAAGCTTTAAATAGCCATCTGCTTCTTTCTTTTGTTTTGCTGTAGATAACTTTGGTATAGCTGCTTCTTTTAATGTTTCCACTGATTCCTTGTCTGGGAAACGAGGTCTACCTAATTCTTTCCATACTTTCCAAGGATTCGCATGATTCTCATCTACACTCTGCCTCTTCATAAAGTACTCCCCACTACTAACAGCGTATTGTCAAAACTTTTATAGTAAATAGGTTATTAAATCCTATCTGAGAGGGCTTTATAAGCAAAAAAATTGCCACCCCCTGAATTCTAAGGATAATTGAGGTTACGACACTCTCAACAACCTAGAAAAGGAAGTGACAATTTGTACCCTCAAATTATAACCTATTTATTAACTTTTATAAACTATCAAGAACAACTAATTCGAACATTGCTTACTTTATTGATTGGTAAGAGTATGTTTGATAAGCCTACTGAACAGCCAGTAAATAAACCATATCGAAAACTTCAAGTGGACGACCTTCCGGTCATTGAAGTTCTGGAACAGCTTGATTATCGAGTTCTTCTTAGTGAATATCTAGAGAAGAACGGGAAACCACTTAAACCTGTTCAAAGGCGTAAGAATGCAAAAGTTTCCGTACCTAAATCCATGAACTGCCCAAAGTGTGGTGCTCCATCAGATTATCTTTATGCCAACAATGGAGATAAAGGCCAGTATCAATGCAAGGTGTGTACAGAGCTCTTCAGTGAAAAGAACCGTTATTCTAAGGAAGCCATCCTGAAGTGTCCTCATTGTTCCAAAACTCTCGAGAAAATAAAAGAAAGAAAAGATTTTCACGTGTTTAAGTGCAAGAACAATGACTGTTCTTATTATCAAAAGAAGCTCAATGGGATGACTTCAAAAGAAAAGAAAAGGTTCAAAAAGGACCCTCAAGCATTTAAATTAAGATACATTTTCCGTCAGTTTCATATCGATTTCCAGCCGTTATCCAAGGAATCACCAGAACTGCCGGCCGTTGACTTATCAAAGATTTATGCATCACCACATACATTAGGATTAATCCTAACCTATCATGTAAACTATGGCCTTTCGGCCCGTAAAACAGCTGCGATTATGCAGGACGTACACGGAGTGATGATTTCACATCAGACTGTATTGAACTACGAAAATAGCGTAGCTTTATTACTTAAACCTTATGTGGATCACTATCCCTATGAACTTTCAGACCAATTCTGCGGTGATGAAACGTATATCAGAGTAAACGGTCGATGGCATTATTTATTTTTCTTTTTTGACGCCGTGAAAAAGATTATTCTTTCGTATCCGGTGTCGCCTAATCGAGACACAGCAACAGCCATTCGAGCAATTGATGAGGTCTTAATCAAGATGAAAGAGATTCCAGAAAATCTGACCTTTGTGGTAGACGGGAATCCAATCTATCTTTTAGCCCAACATTTCTTCGCTCAACATGGGATTTCATTCGATGTGAAGCAGGTCATTGGATTAACCAATGAGGACCCTGTTTCGACCGAATATAGACCACTGAAACAAATAATTGAGAGACTTAACCGCACCTTTAAGGGCAATTATCGCTCCACTCATGGATTCGGCTCTGAACATGGTTCCATTTCATACGTCACCTTATTTACGGCCTACTTTAACTTTTTGCGTCCGCATGCCGCCTTAGAAGGAAAAGTGCCCGTAGTGAATCCAGAACTCAAGGGGCTTCCAACAATGCCAGCACGTTGGACAAAGCTCATTGGATTAGCACAACAATGGATAGTAGAACAAAGACAAGCCTAACTTTTTGTTTAGCTGAGCCCTTAAGCTAATTCAGCAATCGGCGGAGCGAACTCTTGACAAACCGAACTTGCCAATGGTTTAAAATGGAAACAACCAAGGGCTTATTTGGTATGCCTTCTTTTGTTCCCTTCGCCCTTGTTAAACAATCCTCAAACCATTGGCGTGTTTGTCAAGAGCGATTGCGGCGCATCTCCATCCAGTAAATAGGAGAGAAACTAACCCTTTAGGTAGTTTTCATAAATCTTTTGACACTACCACTAACAGGTATTTTAATCACTAATTCCTTCTCAAAGCCTTCTCCTTTAGCCATTACCTCATTCCAAGCTACAAGTGTAATCGATCCATTTTCTTTTCGCGTAATAATCATTTGTGTATCACGATACAGAACTTCCTCACCAAGTCTATTGAAAAAGGAAAATAAATGAAAAGTTGGCTTTGGGATGGAATGAAGCGCCATTAAACCAAACCCGCCATGGAATAAAGCCTTTGGCACATCAGCCTCTTCAAAAACATCACTAAAAGTCCAATACGAAAAAGAATCGACAAAGTCTCCACCCTCACTTAATATCCGTGCAAGATAGGTTGCATTTAACGGTGTATCATGAACGGGATTGATCGGACTATAAGAAGTATTATATTCGGTAATATGGAAGGGCAAATCAGAAAAAGGTGATTCCTTAATTAGACCACGAACTACCTCAAACTGTTTAAGCATATCTGTATTATCTACTAGATCTTGATAATAATAATCAGGAGTAACTTTTTTAGGGCTTAGCGATGTGTAGGCATGTCGACTGACGAAATCTACAGGCACATTCTCCCTATGACAGAAATTCAAGAAATCAACAATCCACTCGTCAGCACCACCACAAATTGCCGGACCACCAACCTGAAGATCTTGGTTTACCGCTTTAATTGCTAGCGCTGTAACTTTATATAGCCTAAAGTATTCTTCTTTATCGGCATCCTTCCAAAAGTTTACTAAGTTAGGCTCATTCCAAACTTCAAATGGCCATTGTTTAACTTCTTCTATTCCATAGCGTTCAATAAAATGGTTTACTACTGCTGTAATTAAATTACTCCATTTTTGATAATCACTTGGTGGAGTTACATTTCCTTTCC
Proteins encoded:
- a CDS encoding glycosyl hydrolase family 8 gives rise to the protein MGYSDTAIQSKIEDAWAQIFYGDDDTRIYFPSMDGGYLLDTGNLDVRTEGMSYGMMIAVQLDKKEEFDRIWNWTKKHMYMNTGENAGYFAWSCNPDGSKQSDGPAPDGEEFFALALFFAAHRWGDGEQPFNYSQQARDLLQTCLHKEEEGKGHSMWNLDNKLIKFVPNCEFTDPSYHLPHFYELFACWANPEDQAFWKEAAEASREYLKTACHSETGLAPEYAYYDGTPNNDKGYGHFYSDSYRVAANIGLDYEWFGGSESERETANKIQNFFAEKDPEDYRRYTIEGVPFTEKSLHPIGLIATNAMASLAADGPNAKRMVELFWNTPIRKGERRYYDNCLYFFSLLALSGNYRIWMPK
- a CDS encoding GH39 family glycosyl hydrolase; the protein is MKRQSVDENHANPWKVWKELGRPRFPDKESVETLKEAAIPKLSTAKQKKEADGYLKLSITLTKNEVTLIELRAIVYETQTYEGLDDSLITSYSS
- a CDS encoding DDE-type integrase/transposase/recombinase, which codes for MYPQIITYLLTFINYQEQLIRTLLTLLIGKSMFDKPTEQPVNKPYRKLQVDDLPVIEVLEQLDYRVLLSEYLEKNGKPLKPVQRRKNAKVSVPKSMNCPKCGAPSDYLYANNGDKGQYQCKVCTELFSEKNRYSKEAILKCPHCSKTLEKIKERKDFHVFKCKNNDCSYYQKKLNGMTSKEKKRFKKDPQAFKLRYIFRQFHIDFQPLSKESPELPAVDLSKIYASPHTLGLILTYHVNYGLSARKTAAIMQDVHGVMISHQTVLNYENSVALLLKPYVDHYPYELSDQFCGDETYIRVNGRWHYLFFFFDAVKKIILSYPVSPNRDTATAIRAIDEVLIKMKEIPENLTFVVDGNPIYLLAQHFFAQHGISFDVKQVIGLTNEDPVSTEYRPLKQIIERLNRTFKGNYRSTHGFGSEHGSISYVTLFTAYFNFLRPHAALEGKVPVVNPELKGLPTMPARWTKLIGLAQQWIVEQRQA